From Perognathus longimembris pacificus isolate PPM17 chromosome 4, ASM2315922v1, whole genome shotgun sequence, one genomic window encodes:
- the LOC125350106 gene encoding LOW QUALITY PROTEIN: intestinal-type alkaline phosphatase 1-like (The sequence of the model RefSeq protein was modified relative to this genomic sequence to represent the inferred CDS: deleted 1 base in 1 codon) — protein MRGNWALLLLLALRLRLSLGVIPVAEENPAFWNRKAAEALNAARKLQPIQTSARNLILFLGDGMGVPTVTATRILKGQMGGHLGPETPLAMDRFPYMALSKTYNVDRQVPDSAGTATAYLCGVKANYKTIGLSAAARVDQCSTTFGNEVTSVMHRAKKAGKSVGVVTTTRVQHASPAGTYAHTVNRNWYSDADMPASALREGCRDIATQLVSNTDIDVILGGGRKYMFPKGTPDPEYPADATQAGSRLDGRDLVQAWQEQHPGAQYVWNRTGLLRAVGDPAATHLMGLFEPADMKYEVSRDPARDPSLEEMTEAALRVLGRNPRGFYLFVEGGRIDHGHHEGVAYRALTEAVMFDSAIEKAALLTDARDTLTLVTADHSHVFSFGGYTLRGTSIFGLAPQRASDGKSYTSILYGNGPGYLQGTRPNVTASESGAPTYLQQAAVPLASETHGGEDVAIFARGPQAHLVHGVQEQNYIAHVMAFAGCLEPYADCGLRPPAGQADPPTPGQNRAAGSSVDATPTPLLLLLLAGTLLLSP, from the exons ATGCGGGGAAACTGggctctgctgctgctcctggcCCTGAGGCTCCGGCTGTCCCTCGGGGTCATTCCAG TGGCGGAGGAGAATCCAGCCTTCTGGAACCGGAAGGCAGCCGAGGCCCTGAACGCGGCCAGGAAGCTGCAGCCCATTCAGACCTCCGCCAGGAACCTCATCCTCTTCCTGGGGGACG GAATGGGGGTGCCCACCGTGACGGCCACCCGCATCCTAAAGGGGCAGATGGGAGGCCACCTGGGCCCTGAGACGCCCCTGGCCATGGACCGCTTCCCCTACATGGCTCTGTCCAAG ACCTACAACGTGGACAGGCAGGTCCCGGACAGCGCGGGCACGGCCACGGCCTACCTGTGCGGGGTCAAGGCCAACTACAAGACCATCGGGCTGAGTGCGGCTGCGCGCGTGGATCAGTGCAGCACCACGTTTGGCAACGAGGTCACCTCGGTGATGCACCGCGCCAAGAAAGCAG GGAAGTCCGTGGGGGTGGTGACGACCACGCGGGTGCAGCACGCGTCCCCGGCCGGCACGTACGCGCACACGGTGAACCGCAACTGGTACTCGGACGCCGACATGCCCGCCTCGGCGCTGCGGGAGGGCTGCCGGGACATCGCCACCCAGCTCGTCTCCAACACGGACATCGAC GTGATCCTGGGTGGGGGCCGCAAGTACATGTTCCCCAAGGGGACCCCCGACCCCGAATACCCAGCGGACGCCACGCAGGCAGGAAGCAGGCTGGACGGACGCGACCTGGTGCAGGCCTGGCAGGAGCAGCACCCG GGGGCGCAGTACGTCTGGAACCGCACCGGGCTCCTGCGGGCCGTCGGGGACCCCGCGGCCACGCACCTCATGG GCCTGTTCGAGCCCGCGGACATGAAGTACGAGGTCTCCCGGGACCCCGCGCGGGACCCGAGCCTGGAGGAGATGACGGAGGCGGCGCTGCGCGTGCTGGGCCGCAACCCCCGGGGCTTCTACCTCTTCGTGGAGG GGGGCCGCATCGACCACGGCCACCACGAGGGCGTCGCCTACAGGGCGCTGACCGAGGCCGTCATGTTCGACTCCGCCATCGAGAAGGCGGCGCTGCTCACCGACGCGCGCGACACGCTGACCCTCGTCACCGCCGACCACTCCCACGTCTTCTCCTTCGGGGGCTACACCCTGCGGGGCACCTCCATCTTCG GGCTGGCCCCCCAGAGGGCCTCGGACGGCAAGTCCTACACGTCCATCCTCTACGGCAACGGCCCCGGCTACCTGCAAGGCACCCGGCCCAACGTGACCGCGAGCGAGAGCG gcgcgCCCACCTACCTGCAGCAGGCGGCCGTGCCCCTGGCGTCGGAGACGCACGGCGGGGAGGACGTGGCCATCTTCGCGCGCGGCCCGCAGGCGCACCTGGTGCACGGCGTCCAGGAGCAGAACTACATCGCGCACGTCATGGCCTTCGCCGGCTGCCTGGAGCCCTACGCCGACTGTGGCCTG CGCCCCCCCGCCGGGCAGGCCGATCCTCCCACCCCTGGCCAGAACAGAGCCGCGGGGAGCAGCGTGGACGCCACTCCAActccgctgctgctgctgctgctggcgggGACACTGCTGCTGTCCCCCTGA
- the LOC125350820 gene encoding endothelin-converting enzyme-like 1 produces the protein MEAPYSMSAHYDEFQEVKYASRCGAGGARGASLPPGFPRGAGRGAGGARAGLPRWNRREVCLLSGLVFAAGLCAILAAMLALKYLGPGGAGGAAGAAGAGAAGGGACPEGCPERKAFARAARFLAANLDASIDPCRDFYSFACGGWLRRHAIPDDKLTYGTIAAIGEQNEERLRRLLARPAGGPGGAAQRKVRAFFRSCLDMREIERLGPRPMLDVIADCGGWDLGGAGAAAGPPGAAAARWDLNRLLYKAQGVYSAAALFSLTVSLDDRNASRYVIRIDQDGLTLPERTLYLAQDEESEKILAAYRVFMERLLRLLGAEAVEQKAQEILQLEQRLANITVSEYDDLRRDVSSMYNKVTLAQLQKITPHLRWKWLLDQIFQEDFSEEEEVVLLATDYMQQVSQLIRSTPRRSGETESGWFLGRVWLMKGSWEAGSAQSLVPGKVVVLSEHLLPPFREALHALAREVEGSDKPQELARVCLGQARCSLYTDMSQLPAMPRQRTRALLSLHPTEPLCCAEASLPWPRILVQLLTLGPSVRLHVLLPGPSHQHCANSA, from the exons ATGGAGGCCCCGTACTCCATGAGCGCGCACTACGACGAGTTCCAGGAGGTGAAGTACGCGAGCCGGTgcggcgcgggcggggcgcgcggggcgtcGCTGCCGCCCGGCTttccgcggggcgcggggcgcggcgccggcggggcccgggccggccTGCCGCGCTGGAACCGGCGCGAGGTGTGCCTGCTGTCGGGGCTGGTGTTCGCCGCCGGGCTGTGCGCCATCCTGGCCGCCATGCTGGCGCTCAAGTACctgggcccgggcggcgcggggggcgcggcgggcgcggcgggcgcgggcgcggcgggcggcggcgcgtGTCCCGAGGGCTGCCCCGAGCGCAAGGCCTTCGCGCGCGCCGCGCGCTTCCTGGCCGCCAACCTGGACGCCAGCATCGACCCGTGCCGGGACTTCTACTCGTTCGCGTGCGGCGGCTGGCTGCGGCGCCACGCCATCCCCGACGACAAGCTGACGTACGGCACCATCGCGGCCATCGGCGAGCAGAACGAGGAGCGGCTGCGGCGCCTGCTGGCGCGGCCGGCCGGGGGCCCCGGCGGCGCGGCGCAGCGCAAGGTGCGCGCCTTCTTCCGCTCGTGCCTCGACATGCGCGAGATCGAGCGGCTCGGGCCGCGGCCCATGCTCGACGTCATCGCCGACTGCGGCGGCTGGGACCTGGGCGGCGCGGGGGCCGCGGCCGGGccgccgggggcggcggcggcgcgctggGACCTCAACCGGCTGCTCTACAAGGCGCAGGGCGTGTACAGCGCGGCCGCGCTCTTCTCGCTCACCGTCAGCCTGGACGACAGGAACGCCTCGCGCTACGTCATCCGC ATTGACCAGGACGGGCTCACCCTGCCCGAGAGGACCCTGTACCTAGCTCAGGACGAGGAGAGCGAGAAG ATCCTGGCGGCCTACAGGGTGTTCATGGAGCGTCTGCTGAGACTTCTGGGAGCCGAGGCCGTGGAGCAGAAGGCCCAGGAGATCCTGCAGCTGGAGCAGAGGCTGGCCAAT ATCACTGTGTCCGAGTACGATGACCTGCGTCGCGACGTCAGCTCCATGTACAACAAGGTGACGCTGGCCCAGCTGCAGAAGATCACCCCCCAC CTGCGGTGGAAGTGGCTGCTGGACCAGATCTTCCAGGAGGACTtctcggaggaggaggaggtggtgctgCTGGCCACAGACTACATGCAGCAGGTGTCCCAGCTGATCCGCTCCACGCCCCGCAG gtctggggaaactgagtctggaTGGTTTCTAGGGAGGGTGTGGCTGATGAAGGGCAGCTGGGAGGCAGGGTCTGCCCAGTCCCTGGTCCCAGGGAAAGTGGTGGTGCTGAGCGAGCACCTGTTGCCCCCGTTCCGAGAGGCGCTGCACGCGCTGGCCCGGGAGGTGGAGGGCAGCGACAAGCCCCAGGAGCTGGCGCGCGTCTGCCTGGGCCAGGCCCGTTGCTCTTTGTACACAGACATGTCTCAGCTGCCAGCGATGCCAAG GCAGCGCACGCGGGCCCTGCTCTCCCTGCACCCCACCGAGCCCCTCTGCTGTGCCGAGGCCTCCCTCCCGTGGCCCAGGATTCTTGTGCAGCTGCTCACCCTGGGGCCCTCCGTCAGGCTCCACGTCCTCCTCCCAGGCCCGTCCCATCAGCACTGTGCTAACTCGGCGTGA